A genomic segment from Leptolyngbya boryana PCC 6306 encodes:
- a CDS encoding hybrid sensor histidine kinase/response regulator: protein MNARPSRQSWQPLLLGAGILILSHYAALLFRVQPAVSLWFPPSGVAVTLAIWFGMPAVILTGIVSTLVAPLWGNHGWSQFAGLIDGVEPFLAWWLYRRVWQRSLSLDRVKDVSVFVLSAPTVACASSAICGTLTLATIGNLPWGRVLSTIPHWWLGNAIGTMTIAPLAILTLNPVLQHWRWLPESELPAKSASDPCNSSRFRAEKIAIFGMSIAIAMLSVWQTSHNGFAFQQFAFLNFIPILWTALRFGAIGSIATASFCVIAALLSYILKYPNALILQNFPIDPDVLTVHKLSLLTQCAIALLTGTAITQQTQTQVKLAISQVQLAEYAARSRLAEILEQTNAQLKQANREKDELLMREKMARSQAEAANQVKDEFLAIVSHELRTPLNPILGWSKLLQTGKLDPATTEKALETISRNAKLQSQLIEDLLDVSRILRGKLILREIELDLSLVIRSAIETVRLSAEAKALALTFTQTNAASKVLVYGDPNRLQQVIVNLLTNAIKFTPEHGQIEVLLDCTATHVQIRVSDTGKGIHPEFLPYVFERFRQEDNGTTRNFGGLGLGLAIVRHLVELHHGQVEAKSEGLDQGATFVITLPIANANSEMLPEPIPSTPEFTPVLEGRKILVIDDEADTRELLQFFLESQHAIVISTASAQAAIAQLKPFQPDLIISDISMPEMDGYQFMRQVRQSHRIPAIALTANVREEDRLSAIAAGFDAHLAKPIVIEDLLTEIENLLDSFHSAFRE, encoded by the coding sequence ATGAACGCTCGACCCTCTAGGCAGTCCTGGCAGCCTCTTTTGCTTGGTGCAGGAATTCTTATTCTGTCCCATTACGCAGCGTTACTGTTTCGTGTACAGCCTGCGGTTTCACTCTGGTTTCCACCTTCAGGGGTTGCAGTGACGCTAGCAATTTGGTTCGGAATGCCTGCTGTGATCCTCACTGGAATTGTTTCAACTCTAGTCGCGCCACTTTGGGGAAATCACGGTTGGAGCCAATTTGCGGGTTTGATAGATGGCGTAGAACCTTTCCTAGCCTGGTGGCTTTATCGGCGGGTTTGGCAGCGATCGCTGTCACTTGATCGCGTAAAAGATGTCAGCGTCTTTGTCTTGAGTGCTCCTACTGTCGCCTGTGCTAGTTCTGCAATCTGTGGAACTTTGACCTTAGCCACGATTGGAAATTTACCTTGGGGGAGGGTTTTAAGCACAATCCCACACTGGTGGTTAGGCAATGCGATCGGAACGATGACCATCGCGCCGCTGGCGATATTGACCTTAAACCCAGTACTGCAACACTGGAGATGGCTTCCAGAGAGCGAACTTCCAGCCAAAAGTGCTTCTGATCCGTGCAACTCTTCTCGCTTTCGAGCCGAGAAAATTGCAATTTTTGGCATGAGTATCGCGATCGCAATGTTGAGTGTCTGGCAAACGAGCCATAACGGATTTGCGTTTCAGCAGTTTGCTTTTCTCAACTTTATTCCAATCCTCTGGACAGCTTTGCGCTTCGGAGCTATTGGCAGTATAGCAACGGCAAGCTTCTGTGTGATTGCTGCTCTACTGAGCTATATCCTGAAGTATCCTAATGCTTTAATCTTACAAAATTTCCCAATTGATCCCGATGTTCTCACCGTTCATAAGCTCAGTTTGCTCACTCAATGCGCGATCGCTTTATTGACTGGAACTGCAATTACTCAGCAAACTCAAACCCAAGTCAAACTCGCAATCTCTCAAGTACAACTTGCAGAATATGCAGCCCGATCGCGTTTAGCTGAGATTTTAGAGCAAACAAATGCCCAATTAAAACAGGCGAATCGTGAAAAAGATGAGTTGCTCATGCGAGAGAAAATGGCGCGATCGCAAGCCGAAGCCGCAAATCAGGTCAAAGATGAATTTCTAGCTATCGTCTCACACGAGCTACGCACTCCACTCAATCCAATTCTCGGTTGGTCGAAGCTATTACAAACCGGAAAGCTCGATCCAGCAACAACCGAGAAAGCATTGGAAACAATTTCCCGAAATGCCAAGCTACAATCCCAGTTAATCGAAGACTTACTTGATGTTTCTCGGATTTTGCGCGGCAAGTTAATTTTGCGAGAAATAGAGCTAGATTTGAGTTTAGTTATTCGCTCTGCGATCGAGACAGTTCGCTTATCGGCAGAAGCAAAAGCACTTGCTCTAACTTTCACGCAGACGAATGCAGCGTCCAAAGTTTTAGTTTACGGGGATCCAAATCGATTGCAGCAAGTCATAGTCAATTTGCTGACAAATGCGATTAAGTTCACACCTGAACATGGACAAATCGAAGTTCTCTTAGACTGTACCGCAACCCATGTGCAAATTCGGGTGAGTGATACGGGAAAGGGCATTCACCCAGAGTTTCTCCCTTATGTCTTTGAGCGATTTCGTCAGGAAGACAATGGCACAACTCGCAATTTTGGTGGATTGGGATTAGGACTCGCAATCGTGCGCCATCTCGTCGAGTTGCATCATGGACAAGTCGAAGCGAAAAGTGAAGGACTCGATCAAGGTGCAACATTTGTGATCACACTACCGATCGCAAATGCAAATTCTGAAATGTTGCCCGAACCCATTCCATCCACACCAGAATTCACTCCCGTTTTAGAAGGCAGAAAGATTTTAGTCATTGATGATGAGGCAGATACCAGAGAGCTACTCCAGTTCTTTCTGGAATCCCAGCACGCGATCGTCATCTCTACTGCCTCGGCGCAAGCCGCGATCGCCCAACTGAAACCCTTTCAGCCGGATCTAATCATCAGTGACATCAGTATGCCAGAGATGGATGGCTATCAGTTTATGCGTCAAGTTCGCCAATCTCATCGGATTCCGGCGATTGCCTTAACCGCGAATGTTCGCGAAGAAGATCGGCTTAGCGCGATCGCGGCAGGGTTCGATGCTCATTTAGCAAAACCGATTGTGATCGAAGATCTGTTAACTGAGATTGAGAACCTTCTGGATTCCTTTCATTCTGCCTTTAGAGAGTGA